A single genomic interval of Spinacia oleracea cultivar Varoflay chromosome 6, BTI_SOV_V1, whole genome shotgun sequence harbors:
- the LOC110795183 gene encoding uncharacterized protein, with protein sequence MQLEDERCHEGTIPIRRWSKDEFIQILQFTKDYISRSKPNTKNQQQTGTHFAIVQTNSDPSKVKYYGVNCELNVYNPHIMPQQYSSGEMIIQNGNDRIQVGWTVNPALNKDNRTHLFQYFNAGQSHCFNMLCPGFVNVNKDIPIDFAVKRTTRRGSLKSWCIAPFVYQVLFQISILHN encoded by the exons ATGCAATTAGAAGATGAAAGATGTCATGAGGGAACTATTCCAATCAGACGATGGAGTAAAGATGAATTTATCCAAATATTGCAATTCACAAAAGATTATATTTCAAGATCCAAGCCTAACActaaaaatcaacaacaaacaGGAACTCAT TTTGCAATTGTTCAAACAAATTCCGACCCAAGTAAAGTGAAATATTATGGTGTAAACTGTGAATTAAATGTTTATAATCCGCATATCATGCCACAACAATATTCATCAGGAGAGATGATCATTCAAAATGGTAATGATCGGATACAAGTTGGTTGGACC GTTAATCCAGCGTTAAACAAAGATAATCGCACACATCTTTTTCAATACTTTAAT GCTGGTCAATCACATTGCTTCAACATGTTGTGCCCTGGATTCGTTAACGTCAATAAAGACATTCCAATTGACTTTGCTGTGAAACGAACCACGAGAAGAGGAAGTTTGAAATCATGGTGTATAGCGCCCTTTGTTTACCAGGTactatttcaaatttcaattcttCATAATTAG